The Alteripontixanthobacter sp. genome has a window encoding:
- a CDS encoding RDD family protein, giving the protein MSAAQSASNPAPYLAHQDKRRRQVITPEGLALPFTVATRMSRAGALILDFVIIYGSMLVFFLLLIWVAGGLLDGNLDDATVSGAGEFLVMIVIALLFLARYGYFLMFELGPRGATPGKRAAGIRVAARDGGRLTAEAVIARNLLRDIELFMPIVFLLQAPSGAMGAAGIAATAWFLTFMLLPFFNKDAMRAGDIVAGTWVVEAPKAKLQDTMSTAEAAHGTSGLTGAQYKFGDAELSVYGEYELQTLERVLREDRGEAIAAVAETICRKIGWNRGSGDERAFLEAFYNQLRARLEGGMRFGQRKSNKFS; this is encoded by the coding sequence ATGAGCGCCGCGCAATCCGCGTCCAACCCGGCCCCCTATCTCGCGCATCAGGACAAGCGCAGGCGGCAGGTGATTACGCCCGAAGGCCTCGCCCTGCCCTTCACCGTTGCCACGCGCATGTCGCGTGCTGGTGCGCTGATCCTCGACTTCGTGATCATCTACGGGTCGATGCTTGTATTCTTCCTGTTGCTAATCTGGGTCGCCGGGGGCTTGCTGGACGGCAATCTGGATGATGCCACGGTCAGCGGCGCGGGCGAGTTTCTGGTGATGATCGTAATCGCGCTGCTGTTCCTCGCGCGATACGGCTATTTCCTGATGTTCGAACTCGGTCCGCGCGGCGCAACGCCTGGCAAGCGTGCGGCGGGCATCAGGGTGGCGGCGCGCGATGGCGGGCGTTTGACGGCAGAAGCGGTGATCGCCCGCAACCTGCTGCGCGATATCGAGCTGTTCATGCCGATCGTGTTCCTGCTGCAAGCGCCCAGCGGGGCGATGGGCGCCGCGGGCATCGCCGCGACCGCGTGGTTCCTCACCTTCATGCTGCTCCCCTTTTTCAACAAGGATGCCATGCGCGCGGGCGATATCGTGGCGGGCACCTGGGTTGTCGAAGCGCCCAAGGCGAAATTGCAGGATACCATGTCCACGGCAGAAGCGGCGCATGGAACCAGCGGGCTAACCGGAGCACAATACAAGTTCGGCGATGCAGAACTGTCGGTTTACGGCGAATACGAGTTGCAGACGCTGGAACGCGTGCTGCGCGAAGACCGGGGCGAAGCGATTGCGGCGGTAGCCGAGACGATTTGCCGCAAAATCGGCTGGAATCGGGGCAGCGGCGACGAACGCGCCTTCCTGGAGGCGTTCTACAACCAATTGCGCGCGCGGCTGGAAGGCGGGATGCGGTTCGGCCAGCGCAAATCCAACAAATTCTCGTAA
- a CDS encoding SDR family NAD(P)-dependent oxidoreductase: MSEFGAKSTTDDVLEGHDLSGRSYFITGGNSGLGQETARALASKGAHVILAGRDETALEASREEILGSVGDAQVDTIICDLASIDSVRKCGAQARERFERIDVLINNAGVMACPFGHTSDGFERQFGTNHIGHFVLTNELLPLVEKGRDARIVNLSSLAHHRSGVDFDDPNFEKREYDKQVAYGQSKTANALHAVALNTRLSAKGIEAFSVHPGGIMTNLGRHLTEADIAAMMKRLNEMGDGGFEFKTIPQGAATSAWAATAPDLAGQGGAYLENCQIAEVSEETQASGVRPYAIDPQLAERLWDESERMVAAA, from the coding sequence ATGAGCGAATTCGGAGCCAAGAGCACCACCGACGACGTATTGGAGGGACACGATCTGTCCGGGCGGAGCTATTTCATCACCGGCGGGAATTCCGGATTGGGGCAGGAAACCGCCCGCGCTCTCGCATCCAAAGGTGCGCATGTGATCCTGGCGGGCCGCGACGAAACCGCGCTGGAGGCGTCGCGCGAAGAAATCCTCGGCTCTGTCGGGGATGCACAGGTCGATACGATCATCTGCGATCTCGCCTCCATCGACAGCGTGCGCAAATGCGGCGCGCAGGCGCGCGAGCGGTTCGAGAGGATCGACGTGCTGATCAACAATGCCGGGGTGATGGCCTGCCCCTTCGGACACACTTCGGACGGGTTCGAACGACAATTCGGGACCAACCATATCGGCCATTTCGTGCTGACCAACGAATTGCTCCCGCTGGTCGAAAAAGGCCGCGATGCGCGCATAGTCAACCTTTCCAGCCTGGCCCACCATCGCAGCGGAGTGGATTTCGATGACCCGAATTTCGAAAAACGCGAATATGACAAGCAGGTGGCTTACGGCCAATCGAAGACCGCCAACGCGCTGCATGCCGTTGCCCTCAATACCCGGCTTTCGGCCAAGGGGATCGAGGCGTTTTCGGTCCATCCTGGCGGGATAATGACCAATCTGGGCCGGCACCTGACCGAAGCGGACATTGCCGCCATGATGAAGCGGCTGAACGAAATGGGCGATGGCGGTTTCGAGTTCAAAACCATACCCCAGGGCGCGGCCACCAGCGCCTGGGCGGCGACCGCGCCCGATCTGGCAGGTCAAGGCGGTGCTTATCTCGAAAACTGCCAGATCGCCGAGGTCAGCGAGGAAACGCAGGCGAGCGGCGTACGCCCCTATGCCATCGATCCGCAGTTGGCCGAGCGTCTGTGGGACGAAAGCGAGCGGATGGTTGCCGCCGCCTGA
- a CDS encoding alpha/beta hydrolase — MSDTSFLELRSPRPSLMLRLAGWLIARRGSELDDPVALAENIPGRAPPQDAPMPASFRDRFHVEEQELEGQQVVTLHPKGATGRWHIIYFHGGGFFLPMFKEHWPLVAALVEATGASVSVPLYKVVPEHDHRPAEALADALFAHVSKSWEPGRIALAGDSAGGNMAAALALRLRDAGGAMPGRLILFAPWLDVTLEDEAARKVEEDDIMLAVDPLRIMGGWWAGSRNPKDPQVSPLYADPIGLPPTAIFQGRDDIFVIDSHSYASNAASRGADIKLYEYQGAPHVFMAVTPTREAKDVFRLCDRFLKKGN, encoded by the coding sequence ATGAGCGACACGAGTTTCCTCGAATTGAGGTCCCCGCGGCCCAGCCTGATGCTGCGACTGGCCGGCTGGCTGATCGCCCGGCGCGGCAGCGAGCTGGACGATCCCGTGGCGCTTGCCGAGAATATTCCGGGCCGCGCTCCGCCGCAGGATGCGCCGATGCCCGCCAGCTTCCGCGACCGTTTCCATGTCGAGGAACAGGAGCTGGAGGGTCAGCAGGTCGTCACGCTGCACCCCAAGGGCGCGACCGGGCGCTGGCATATTATCTATTTCCACGGGGGCGGGTTTTTCCTGCCGATGTTCAAGGAACATTGGCCACTCGTCGCTGCGCTGGTGGAGGCCACCGGGGCCAGCGTTTCCGTGCCGCTCTACAAGGTCGTTCCCGAACATGATCACCGCCCTGCCGAAGCGCTGGCCGATGCGTTGTTCGCCCATGTCTCCAAAAGCTGGGAGCCTGGCCGGATTGCTCTTGCCGGGGATAGTGCAGGCGGGAATATGGCCGCCGCGCTGGCCTTGCGGCTGCGCGATGCGGGCGGAGCGATGCCCGGGCGGCTGATCCTGTTCGCACCCTGGCTGGATGTAACGCTGGAGGACGAGGCTGCGCGCAAGGTGGAAGAAGACGACATCATGCTCGCCGTCGATCCGCTGCGGATCATGGGCGGCTGGTGGGCCGGATCGCGCAATCCGAAAGATCCGCAGGTCAGCCCGCTCTATGCCGATCCCATCGGGTTGCCCCCCACCGCGATCTTCCAGGGACGCGACGATATTTTCGTGATCGACAGCCACAGCTATGCCTCGAACGCTGCGTCGCGGGGGGCGGATATCAAGCTGTACGAGTATCAGGGCGCGCCGCACGTATTCATGGCCGTCACCCCCACGCGAGAGGCCAAGGATGTATTTCGCCTCTGCGACCGTTTCTTGAAGAAAGGCAATTGA
- a CDS encoding isoaspartyl peptidase/L-asparaginase, producing MTRNLIRLAALALTLGAGPALAHPHANNEEPDEARWSFAIHGGAGTLERANMTDAQRAAYMEALEQALEAGSAILRDGGSAMDAVETAIVLMEDDPKFNAGRGAVLTWDGAAELDAAVMDGRARKAGAVTGVTTIRNPIRLARAVMNDGRHVFLSGEGAETFARDPALGGALDTVLPGYFETERRRESLERLKAQKLSAMDVDHKFGTVGAVALDSKGNLAAGTSTGGLTGKRWGRIGDAPIVGAGTYADNRACAVSATGAGEYFIRVGVALEICTRMRLASRMALEDFGADSTPDDGGKIIHFTEVALTEDIVQNIADAVLAEVADLGGSGGVIVAGPEGQLIFSFNTSGMYRARATHEGVSEVAIFGYEAE from the coding sequence ATGACCAGAAACTTGATCCGCCTCGCCGCATTGGCACTGACGTTGGGAGCGGGCCCGGCGCTGGCTCATCCCCATGCCAATAACGAGGAACCGGACGAAGCGCGCTGGTCGTTCGCGATCCATGGCGGGGCGGGCACTCTGGAGCGTGCGAATATGACCGACGCGCAGCGCGCGGCCTATATGGAGGCGCTGGAACAGGCGCTGGAGGCTGGCAGTGCGATCCTGCGCGATGGCGGCAGTGCAATGGACGCGGTAGAAACCGCCATCGTCTTGATGGAGGACGATCCGAAGTTCAACGCCGGACGCGGCGCGGTGCTCACCTGGGACGGCGCGGCCGAGCTTGACGCGGCAGTGATGGACGGCAGAGCGCGCAAGGCCGGCGCGGTGACCGGCGTGACCACCATTCGCAACCCGATCCGCCTGGCCCGAGCCGTAATGAACGATGGGCGGCACGTTTTCCTGAGCGGCGAGGGCGCCGAGACATTCGCCCGCGACCCCGCGCTTGGGGGAGCGCTGGATACCGTTCTGCCGGGCTATTTCGAGACCGAGCGACGGCGTGAATCGCTGGAGCGGTTGAAGGCGCAGAAGCTATCTGCGATGGATGTCGATCACAAATTCGGCACGGTCGGTGCGGTGGCGCTCGATAGTAAGGGCAATCTGGCGGCGGGCACCTCTACCGGCGGCCTGACCGGCAAGCGCTGGGGCCGGATCGGCGATGCGCCGATCGTGGGGGCCGGAACCTATGCCGACAACCGCGCCTGCGCCGTTTCCGCCACCGGGGCTGGCGAATATTTCATCCGCGTAGGCGTGGCGCTTGAGATCTGTACCAGGATGCGGTTGGCCAGCCGGATGGCGCTCGAGGATTTCGGGGCGGATTCCACGCCGGATGATGGCGGAAAAATAATTCACTTTACCGAAGTCGCGCTGACCGAAGATATCGTTCAGAACATCGCCGATGCAGTGTTGGCCGAAGTGGCTGATCTGGGTGGCAGCGGCGGCGTGATCGTCGCCGGGCCGGAAGGGCAGCTGATCTTCAGCTTCAACACCAGCGGCATGTACCGCGCCCGCGCAACCCATGAAGGGGTCAGCGAGGTGGCGATATTCGGCTACGAGGCGGAGTAG
- a CDS encoding stage II sporulation protein M gives MKAPILSNFFRKQVIATPDIDAAMLRSDKFRLEREGDWRTLEDLLVRMEKGSLRGVSDDDILALPALYRTAASSLAVARETSLDAATLHYLESLVQRAWFQVYGPKQGFVAWFRGFLTGGWSRAVREIWLDICIALFVMVAGTVVGWLLVSRDNEWYYALVPTQFLDTRRPGATREVLLESLATKPDAGGLSAFAAYLFSNNAGVSIMAFALGFAFGIPSLLLLVHNMAVLGAMMWLFSEAGLTMEFAAWLSVHGTTELLGIMLAGAAGLHIGRSMAFPGNRSILSAAATSGKRAAQVMAGVVVMMIFAAILEAFPRQLVGSPDMRFTIGGFMLAFWILYFAALGRPRRTRPAAPEHAA, from the coding sequence ATGAAAGCTCCCATCCTTTCCAATTTCTTCCGCAAACAGGTCATCGCCACGCCCGATATCGATGCGGCGATGCTGCGTTCCGACAAGTTCCGGTTGGAGCGCGAAGGCGACTGGCGCACGCTGGAAGATCTGCTGGTGCGGATGGAAAAGGGCTCTCTGCGCGGCGTGTCGGATGACGATATATTGGCGCTGCCCGCGCTGTATCGTACCGCCGCCAGCAGCCTGGCCGTGGCGCGCGAGACTTCGCTGGACGCAGCCACGCTGCATTATCTGGAATCGCTGGTCCAGCGCGCCTGGTTCCAGGTGTACGGCCCTAAACAAGGCTTCGTAGCGTGGTTTCGCGGGTTCCTTACCGGCGGGTGGAGCCGCGCGGTTCGCGAGATCTGGCTTGATATCTGTATCGCGCTGTTCGTGATGGTCGCGGGCACGGTCGTCGGCTGGCTGCTCGTATCGCGCGATAATGAGTGGTATTACGCGCTGGTTCCGACCCAATTCCTCGACACGCGCCGTCCGGGAGCGACGCGCGAAGTGTTGCTGGAAAGTCTGGCGACCAAGCCCGACGCTGGCGGCCTGTCCGCTTTCGCCGCCTATCTGTTCAGCAACAATGCGGGGGTTTCGATCATGGCGTTCGCGCTGGGCTTTGCGTTCGGCATTCCGTCGCTGCTGCTGCTGGTGCACAATATGGCGGTGCTGGGCGCGATGATGTGGCTGTTTTCCGAAGCCGGGCTGACGATGGAATTCGCCGCCTGGCTCTCCGTTCACGGAACGACCGAGCTCCTCGGCATAATGCTCGCCGGGGCAGCCGGCCTCCATATCGGCCGGTCCATGGCGTTTCCGGGCAATCGCTCCATCCTGTCCGCCGCGGCGACCAGCGGAAAGCGGGCTGCGCAAGTGATGGCCGGTGTCGTCGTAATGATGATATTTGCGGCGATCCTCGAGGCATTTCCCCGCCAGCTGGTCGGTTCGCCCGATATGCGTTTTACCATTGGCGGGTTCATGCTGGCATTCTGGATCCTGTATTTCGCCGCGCTGGGCCGTCCACGTAGAACGCGCCCTGCCGCGCCGGAGCATGCCGCATGA
- a CDS encoding sigma-70 family RNA polymerase sigma factor, with the protein MIADEATLSTLMAAGQRGDKQAYTVLLTEAQLWLERYFSRRCAPDQRDDLVQEVLIALHRKRATWDSTRAFLPWLAAIARYRWVDHLRKVYRTQEDALDDRDAAEDSEEDAVLARMSLERLFVRLPDKQSTAIELTRIEGLSIREAAKRTGQSESAVKVNIHRGLKKLAALIEKAE; encoded by the coding sequence ATGATCGCGGACGAGGCAACGCTTTCCACCCTGATGGCTGCAGGCCAGCGGGGCGACAAGCAGGCCTATACCGTGCTGCTGACCGAGGCGCAGCTCTGGCTGGAGCGCTATTTCAGCCGCCGATGCGCCCCGGACCAGCGCGATGATCTGGTGCAGGAAGTGCTGATCGCATTGCACCGCAAACGTGCAACCTGGGATTCAACCCGCGCGTTCCTGCCATGGCTGGCGGCGATCGCCCGCTATCGCTGGGTCGATCATCTGCGCAAGGTGTACCGCACGCAGGAAGACGCACTGGACGACCGCGACGCAGCCGAAGACAGCGAAGAGGATGCGGTGCTCGCCCGAATGAGCCTGGAGCGATTATTCGTCCGTTTGCCGGACAAACAAAGCACGGCGATCGAACTCACCAGGATCGAAGGTCTGTCCATCCGCGAGGCGGCAAAGCGCACCGGCCAATCGGAAAGCGCGGTCAAGGTCAACATACATCGCGGGCTGAAAAAGCTCGCAGCCCTAATCGAGAAAGCAGAATGA
- a CDS encoding zinc transporter ZntB, whose protein sequence is MAARGAQDGPLLFGRVIDGRGGGRVIGWQEARSWQPGRAEECLWLHLCRDTDGVQDWLEEELSVPEPTAELLVSDATRPRAFRENETLVATLRGINFNPGAEPEDMVSMQLWCDGRRLITLRRDPLQTPRDVLAEIDRGHGPADAGALITELTEYMVARMNQSVVDMNDHIDVVERRTGDDAEGLLDKIATIRRNCLALQRHMGPQHVAFEAIARDAPAWFEDHDRREIEETIARLRRYLDDIDISKESAVVLQDELRARALARSERTNYILTIVAAVFLPLGFLTGLLGINVGGMPGVDDGDAFWIVVGLCLAVFAMQMALFWRWRWL, encoded by the coding sequence ATGGCGGCACGCGGGGCGCAGGATGGCCCGCTATTGTTCGGCCGGGTGATCGACGGGCGCGGCGGCGGCCGGGTGATCGGCTGGCAGGAAGCGCGCAGTTGGCAGCCGGGACGCGCAGAGGAATGTCTTTGGCTCCATCTATGCCGCGATACGGACGGCGTGCAGGATTGGCTGGAGGAAGAGCTCAGCGTGCCCGAGCCCACGGCGGAATTGCTGGTGTCCGATGCCACGCGCCCGCGCGCCTTCCGCGAAAACGAGACCCTGGTGGCGACGCTGCGCGGGATAAACTTCAACCCCGGTGCGGAGCCGGAAGACATGGTGTCCATGCAACTGTGGTGCGACGGGCGGCGGTTGATCACCTTGCGCCGCGATCCGCTGCAAACCCCGCGCGACGTGCTGGCCGAAATCGACCGCGGGCACGGACCTGCCGATGCCGGCGCGCTGATCACCGAATTGACCGAATACATGGTCGCGCGGATGAACCAGTCGGTCGTCGATATGAACGATCATATCGACGTGGTGGAACGCCGCACCGGTGACGACGCGGAGGGGTTGCTCGACAAGATCGCCACCATCCGGCGCAACTGCCTCGCCCTGCAGCGCCATATGGGACCGCAGCATGTAGCCTTCGAAGCCATAGCCCGCGATGCGCCGGCCTGGTTCGAGGATCACGACCGGCGCGAGATCGAGGAAACCATCGCGCGTCTGCGCCGCTATCTCGACGATATCGATATATCCAAGGAAAGCGCGGTGGTGCTGCAGGACGAATTGCGTGCCCGTGCGCTGGCCCGGTCGGAACGGACCAATTACATCCTGACCATCGTGGCGGCGGTCTTCCTGCCGCTGGGGTTCCTGACCGGGCTACTCGGCATCAATGTGGGCGGAATGCCCGGGGTGGATGATGGCGATGCCTTCTGGATCGTGGTGGGCCTGTGCCTGGCGGTGTTCGCCATGCAGATGGCGCTGTTCTGGCGCTGGCGCTGGTTGTAG
- a CDS encoding DUF1109 domain-containing protein: MTMKPGHDELRSDFIAALVDDLQPLAPIRPPQAWLWIGLAVIATITALAVIKGLWSGPTTGDASAYWFIVHGLLLVLGLAAAANVVTMASPRVGNSYSGAKWASLMVGVLPLAALASLTGAANISAALIDSLGVICAAAATLSSLLTGAVLILWLRRGAPVSLQAAGWQTGVAAGGLGTAVYALGCPVDDIVHLGIYHVIPVAIMALLGAAIVPRLVRW, translated from the coding sequence ATGACAATGAAACCGGGTCACGACGAACTGCGCAGCGATTTCATCGCCGCATTGGTGGACGATCTGCAACCGCTCGCCCCGATCCGGCCGCCGCAGGCGTGGCTTTGGATCGGTTTGGCGGTGATCGCCACGATCACGGCGCTGGCCGTGATCAAGGGGCTGTGGTCCGGGCCGACAACGGGCGATGCTTCGGCATACTGGTTTATCGTGCATGGCCTGCTGCTGGTTTTGGGGCTGGCTGCTGCGGCCAATGTCGTTACCATGGCATCTCCCCGCGTCGGCAACAGCTATTCGGGCGCGAAATGGGCCTCGCTGATGGTCGGCGTGTTGCCGCTTGCCGCACTGGCCAGCCTGACCGGGGCCGCGAACATTTCCGCTGCCTTGATCGATTCGCTGGGAGTTATCTGCGCCGCTGCGGCGACATTGTCCTCGCTGCTGACCGGCGCGGTATTGATCCTGTGGCTGCGCCGGGGAGCGCCGGTATCGTTGCAAGCGGCAGGCTGGCAAACAGGCGTGGCCGCGGGCGGCCTTGGGACGGCGGTCTATGCGCTAGGCTGTCCGGTCGACGATATCGTGCATCTGGGCATCTATCACGTGATTCCCGTTGCGATCATGGCGTTGCTGGGTGCGGCTATAGTGCCCCGGCTGGTGCGTTGGTAA
- a CDS encoding mechanosensitive ion channel produces the protein MNMFNRFDQERALEIGEQIVYALIILVLTWALAKAAKWAFAKLVDNVRFFQRRTGSEGSLGESLGKIVSLFIWLFGLLAILNVFDLGGVMTPIQGLLNNIMDVVPNLIGAALVFFIGIMVAGIVRDLVVTALQTVDFDRWINRGGAETATGNAQISRTIGTIVYALIVIVVSIFALDILAIEAISVPASNMLGMIFEAIPNIIAACILLAIGYVVSRFVVQILKEVLTGLGVDRSLAATGMVGENTKASSIIARVAQVAIILFFAIAATRLLGFPELTILLGEILELGGQVVFGAVVIGVGFLIANLISRIIAGESGETTASSIVKWATVLLFTFMGLTFMGVGEEIVQLAFAALVIGGGVAGALAFGLGGRDWASRKLEQMDEAASSSSSTPAAGTPTAKVTKPAAPKSDKPLPPGA, from the coding sequence ATGAACATGTTCAATCGTTTCGACCAGGAACGAGCTTTGGAGATAGGCGAGCAGATCGTCTACGCGCTGATTATCCTGGTATTGACCTGGGCGCTGGCAAAAGCGGCCAAGTGGGCGTTTGCCAAGCTGGTGGACAATGTCCGCTTCTTCCAACGCCGCACGGGCAGCGAGGGTTCGCTGGGCGAATCCCTCGGCAAGATCGTGAGCCTGTTCATCTGGCTGTTCGGCCTGCTGGCAATCCTCAACGTGTTCGATCTGGGCGGCGTGATGACCCCGATCCAGGGCCTGCTCAACAACATCATGGATGTAGTGCCGAATTTGATCGGTGCGGCGCTGGTGTTCTTCATCGGCATTATGGTGGCCGGAATCGTTCGCGACCTGGTCGTTACCGCGTTGCAAACGGTCGATTTCGATCGCTGGATCAATCGCGGCGGGGCGGAAACCGCCACCGGTAATGCGCAGATCAGCCGGACTATCGGAACCATCGTTTACGCGTTGATCGTGATCGTCGTGTCGATTTTCGCGCTGGATATCCTCGCGATCGAGGCGATCTCGGTGCCTGCCAGCAACATGCTCGGCATGATCTTCGAAGCGATCCCGAACATTATCGCGGCCTGTATCCTGCTGGCCATCGGTTATGTTGTCAGCCGGTTCGTGGTGCAGATCCTGAAGGAAGTGCTCACCGGGCTCGGCGTGGACCGCTCGCTCGCGGCAACCGGCATGGTGGGTGAGAACACCAAGGCGTCGTCGATTATCGCCCGCGTGGCGCAGGTCGCGATCATCCTGTTCTTCGCCATCGCTGCCACTCGCTTGCTCGGCTTTCCCGAGCTGACGATCCTGCTCGGCGAAATTCTCGAGCTTGGCGGACAGGTCGTGTTCGGCGCGGTTGTTATCGGCGTCGGCTTCCTGATCGCCAATCTGATCTCGCGCATCATTGCGGGCGAAAGCGGCGAGACTACGGCATCGAGCATAGTGAAATGGGCGACCGTCCTGCTGTTCACTTTCATGGGGCTGACCTTCATGGGCGTGGGCGAGGAAATCGTGCAGCTCGCTTTTGCAGCGCTGGTGATCGGCGGCGGTGTCGCCGGTGCACTGGCCTTCGGACTGGGCGGCCGCGACTGGGCTTCGCGCAAGCTGGAACAGATGGATGAAGCTGCCAGCAGCAGCTCGTCCACTCCGGCAGCGGGTACGCCCACGGCCAAGGTGACGAAACCAGCCGCACCGAAAAGCGACAAGCCGCTGCCCCCCGGGGCCTGA
- a CDS encoding GNAT family N-acetyltransferase, with translation MILRPAFLEDAQSLAKLGRESFCAAFEHLYKSSDLDSFLTQAYAPDVVAEEIADDHCIHQLAFDEDALIGYCKMRYPSWYTEHSDAADPIALGQLYTDPDRIGEGIGAALMEWALAEARQRGHDAVQLSVYSENYGAQRFYARYGFVKIADIGFMVGEQRDEEFLYELRLE, from the coding sequence ATGATCCTGCGCCCCGCTTTTTTGGAAGATGCCCAATCGCTGGCCAAGCTCGGGCGCGAAAGCTTCTGCGCGGCGTTCGAACATCTCTATAAATCGTCCGACCTCGACAGCTTTTTGACGCAAGCTTACGCGCCCGATGTCGTGGCGGAGGAAATTGCCGACGATCATTGCATCCACCAACTGGCCTTCGATGAAGACGCGCTGATCGGTTACTGCAAGATGCGCTATCCCAGCTGGTACACAGAGCATTCGGATGCAGCCGATCCCATCGCGCTCGGCCAACTGTACACCGATCCGGACCGCATCGGCGAAGGTATCGGCGCGGCGCTGATGGAATGGGCGCTTGCCGAAGCACGCCAGCGCGGGCACGATGCTGTGCAGCTGTCGGTATATAGCGAGAATTACGGCGCGCAGCGTTTCTACGCCCGCTACGGCTTCGTGAAGATCGCCGATATCGGCTTCATGGTGGGCGAACAGCGCGACGAGGAATTTCTGTACGAATTGCGACTGGAGTAA